Within the Atribacterota bacterium genome, the region TAAATACACATATACTATAATCAATTTAATGACTAATAATATTTTGCTCTTATATCCTCTTTGCTCCTCTCAAAAATGTATTATACTATTTACAATAACTTAGGATTAATAAGAATTTAAAAGAGAGAAAGGTAGGGTAATGGCTTATCTATTGGGATATGATATAGGAAGTTCTTCCATAAAAGCCAGTCTGATTGATTCGGATACCGGTCAATTAATAGCTAAAGCCAGTTCACCCCAGCAGGAATTACCCATTATGGCACCACATTCGGGATGGGCAGAACAGGATCCTGAGATATGGTGGAAACATGTTAAATTATCCACCCAACAGATTTTAGTTCAAACAAATATTGCTCCAGAAAATATAAAAGCCATCGGTCTTTCCTACCAAATGCATGGATTGGTTTTGGTCAACAAAAAACAGCAGATCTTGCGTCCCGCTATCATCTGGTGCGATAGCCGGGCAGTGGACATAGGACAACAAGCTTCTTTGGAACTGGGAGAAGAGAAATGTCTATCCACCCTGCTTAATTCTCCGGGAAACTTTACGGCTTCTAAATTAAAATGGGTAATGGAAAATGAACCTCATATCTATAAACAAATCCATAAGATTATGTTACCGGGCGATTTCATTGCCATGAAGATGACTGGATTGATTAATACTACTCCCTCAGGCTTATCAGAGGGAATTTTATGGGATTTTCCGGAAAACAAGTTAGCCATGATGCTTCTTGATTATTATGGTATTTCTGAAGAAATTATACCAGATATCATTCCTACCTTTGACCCCCAGGGAGAACTTACCACACAGGCAGCTTATGACCTTGGCTTACGAGAGGGAACCAAAATATCCTACCGTGCTGGTGACCAGCCTAACAATGCCTTTTCTCTAAATGTTTTACATCCCGGTGAAGCTGCTACTACTGCAGGAACCTCAGGTGTTATTTATGGTGTTATCAATCATCCTGTCTATGACTCTAAATCCAGGGTAAATACCTTTGTTCATGTTAACCATCACAAGAATGATCCCCGGTACAGTGTCCTGCTATGTCTTAATGGTTGTGGAATTCTATATAGCTGGCTAAAAAATAAGATTCTCTCTACCGGTTCAGATGCCCTTTCCTACCGCCATATGGATGATTTATCCTCTCAGGCTCCCGCCGGATCAGCAGGTTTATTGGTCTTCCCCTTTGGTAATGGTGCGGAAAGAACAATGGAAAACCAGAATATCGGAGCAACTTTTCAACATCTGGATTTTAACATTCATGAATTAAAACATCTCTTAAGGGCATCCCAGGAAGGAATTATCTTTGCTCTAAATTATGGTTTTGAGATTATGAAAGACATGGGACTTAATATTTTAATCGTAAGAGCCGGTAAAACTAATCAGTTTTCCAGTACTCTTTTTCAAAAAATATTCGCTGCAGTCACCGGAACTCAACTGGAGTTATTCAATACCGATGGTGCAGAAGGTGCAGCACGCGGTGCAGGAGTAGGCGCTAAAATTTATTCCACCTTTGATGATGCCTTTGTGGGATTAAAAAGAACTGCTATTATTTATCCTGACCAACCTCTCCAGAAGATTTATCAAGATGTCTATCATCACTGGGTCTCCACCCTAAAAACTTACATTATACATTAGTATACATTAGTATACATTAGGGTCAGGTCTTGAATTATTACTCTCTATATGTCTTGTTATATTTTAAGTCTGATTCCTAACCTAAATATTTTATTTATTTTCAACTTTTTTAATTATTCTGCTTATAGTGGTGTAGTGTAAAGATAGATATTGAGCAATTTCTTTTAAGGTATAACCATACTTCTGATAGGCTTTATAGATTTCCTTTTCTATTTGTATTTTTTCATTATTTTTATTCTGGAATATTTCTTGCAAAGATGGTCTGCTAGCATAAAGTTGTTTCCTGGTAATTTCCGACAATTCTGCGTGTTTTTCTACTAAGTTAGCAACATTTTCCGTAAAATAGTTAGAACCAAGAAAAATCTGTCCTTTAATGTTCTGTAATGGTGATTTTTTATCTACCCCGGAGAGAATAAAATTTTTATAAGCATTAATAGCCATGTTTCTTTCTATGCCAAATTGACCAAGAATCCAATCGGTTGACAGGCATGAAATCCTATTGCTTAAACCTATAAATTGCCGATAAGCGCTCCAATTCCATTCTTCAAGATTTTGCACAAGATTTGCTCTTACTGGATTAAGTGAAATATAGCGAGAAAGCTCTAAAAGATAGTTTTCTTTTTCCACCAATATTGCTTTATACCTACCCTGGAAAAGATGTCCTACTCTCTGATGCTTTTTGTTGAAATATTGAGTGTAAACACCATTAAGCTGCCTCATCCCCCGGGATAAATTACCTTCAGGTGTTTCGATAAGTAAATGATAATGATTATACATCAAACAATAATAATGAAGTATAAAATGATATCTCTTTACAACTTTACACAAAATAGTTAAAAAATTGGCAAAGTCGCTCTCTTTATAAAAAATATTTTGTTTAGCATTTCCCCGAGCGGTTATATGGTATACTGCACCGGGAAATTCAATACGTAATGGTCTGGCCATATAGTAAATATAACAATTTATTTGTTATATTTCAACAGGCTGACCACATCTTCAATTAATTTTAAACTCTTTAAAGTTAAGATGTTAATTTATTTTCCATTGTTTCGCGATTATGCTAAAATAATCTTAAGGGTTATTGTTACTATTTTATTGCTACTAAAAGTTAAAGATAAAATTTAAGAAAAAATATTAGCAAGGAGGGAAATTTAGTAATGAACAACATGAATAATATCAAGACAAATAGAGTATTAGTTCATGGACTATTAATAATACTCTTCCTGATAATTTTTATCGGAACATCCTTATCTGCAGATGAAGCTCCACAAATCTTAATAACCTCAATCGGCCAAAGCCCGGATGCCAGAATGATTAATGTATTGGTATCTCGCTTCCAGATTGCGACTACTTATGAACAGATTGCTGCACCTGAAATTATAAAAGACTTTAAGATTGTTATTGCTGTAGTCGGAGGTAGCTCTAAAGGATTAGGAGCAGCGGGCATTGATCAGAGCGATGAAATAACCAGATCAAAAACCTTAATTCAAGAGATTAAAGCCCGAGAAGTTAAATTTCTGGTTATGCATATTGGCGGTGAAGCAAGAAGAGGAGCTCTCTCTGATGCTTTTTTAGATGAAGTAGTCCCTTATGCTGACCATTTAATTGTAGTAGAATCAGGCAATAAAGACGGTTATTTTACCAAAATGAGTGAAGAGCATAAAATACCGTTAGAAGTTGTAGAAAAGA harbors:
- a CDS encoding DUF6305 family protein; protein product: MNNMNNIKTNRVLVHGLLIILFLIIFIGTSLSADEAPQILITSIGQSPDARMINVLVSRFQIATTYEQIAAPEIIKDFKIVIAVVGGSSKGLGAAGIDQSDEITRSKTLIQEIKAREVKFLVMHIGGEARRGALSDAFLDEVVPYADHLIVVESGNKDGYFTKMSEEHKIPLEVVEKITDSGEPVKAYIEEHLN
- a CDS encoding FGGY family carbohydrate kinase translates to MAYLLGYDIGSSSIKASLIDSDTGQLIAKASSPQQELPIMAPHSGWAEQDPEIWWKHVKLSTQQILVQTNIAPENIKAIGLSYQMHGLVLVNKKQQILRPAIIWCDSRAVDIGQQASLELGEEKCLSTLLNSPGNFTASKLKWVMENEPHIYKQIHKIMLPGDFIAMKMTGLINTTPSGLSEGILWDFPENKLAMMLLDYYGISEEIIPDIIPTFDPQGELTTQAAYDLGLREGTKISYRAGDQPNNAFSLNVLHPGEAATTAGTSGVIYGVINHPVYDSKSRVNTFVHVNHHKNDPRYSVLLCLNGCGILYSWLKNKILSTGSDALSYRHMDDLSSQAPAGSAGLLVFPFGNGAERTMENQNIGATFQHLDFNIHELKHLLRASQEGIIFALNYGFEIMKDMGLNILIVRAGKTNQFSSTLFQKIFAAVTGTQLELFNTDGAEGAARGAGVGAKIYSTFDDAFVGLKRTAIIYPDQPLQKIYQDVYHHWVSTLKTYIIH
- a CDS encoding transposase; this encodes MARPLRIEFPGAVYHITARGNAKQNIFYKESDFANFLTILCKVVKRYHFILHYYCLMYNHYHLLIETPEGNLSRGMRQLNGVYTQYFNKKHQRVGHLFQGRYKAILVEKENYLLELSRYISLNPVRANLVQNLEEWNWSAYRQFIGLSNRISCLSTDWILGQFGIERNMAINAYKNFILSGVDKKSPLQNIKGQIFLGSNYFTENVANLVEKHAELSEITRKQLYASRPSLQEIFQNKNNEKIQIEKEIYKAYQKYGYTLKEIAQYLSLHYTTISRIIKKVENK